Sequence from the Kribbella aluminosa genome:
CCGCAGCGCCGCCTCGGCGATCGGGGCGTGCAGCGTGTTCGGCACGCAGACGCTCACCGCGTCGACGGCCGGGTCCGAGAAGATCTCCTCGGGGTCGCCGGTCACCCGCTCGACCCCGAACTGCTCGCCACGCGCCTTCGCCCGCTCCAGGTCCACGTCGCACACCGCGACGAGCTCGGCCTGGTCGTTCTTCTGGTACGCGCTCAGGTGCTCGACGGCGATCGAGCCCAGCCCGATCACTGCAATCCGCGTCGTCATATCAGGCGTTGCCTTCCGTCAGTCGGAGGATGTTGGCCAGCGAACGCTCGATGGCAGGCAGCGGCGCCTCCATGCCCTCGAACTCCAGGCTCACCGGTACGTCGGGCTTGGTCGCGGCCAGTGCGAGCAGTCCGGCCACGTCCACGTCGCCGTGGCCCGTCACCGTGCCGAGCAGGTAGTCGCCGGCCAGCGTCTTCAGCCAGCCGTCACCCGCCGAGCGGCGGATGTGGAAGTCCTTCACGCCGATCGACGCCGCGACGTCGATCAGCCCGGCGGCGGTCTTGCCGGGGACCTCGCCTACGCACAGGCCGTTGCCGAGGTCGAGCGTGACCCGGAAGTTCGGGCGGTCCACGGCGTACACCAGGCGGGCCAGCCGCTCGCTGCCGTTCATGAAGAAGCCGTGGTTCTCGATCGTCGACACGATGCCGAGCCCGGCCGCGTGGTCGGCGACCGCCCGGCAGCCCTCGACGACCTGCGCGAACGTCGTCTCGAACTCGCCCGGGTCCTGCTCCCGCCACGCCCACGGCGCGACGTCGTGCCGGAAGATCCGCGCACCGAACGCGTGCGCGACGTCCAGCTGCCGGCGCAGCCGGTCGACCTCGCCGCTGTCTGCGGTCCGCAGGTCGCCGCTGACCAGGTAGTTCACGATCGGTACGCCGATCTCCTCGGCGTGCTTCGCGGTGTCGCGGACGACGTCCTGGTGCTCCAGGTAGTACTCGCCGTCCAGCGCGGCCACCTCGATGTGCCCGGCCGACGAGGCCGCGACCCAGTCCAGGACACCGATCAGGTCCATCTCGCCGCTCGTCATGAGCTGGCGGAAACAGTACGAGCTGACTCCGAGCTTCACTGCGTGGTCCTCTCCACTTCGTGAATGATGCGGTTCCACGGACTGGGGAAGTCGTGGATACCGTAGATCGCTGACTTCATCCGGTCGAACGCGTTGCCGACCGCCCCGAGCACCACTGCTTCGCGTCCCAGTGCCGCGGCGACGAAGGGTGGGCGCTCGGGGAAGACCAGTTCGTTCTCGACGGCGGCGGCGAGTGGACGGAGCAGCGCGCTGCTGTCCTCCGCCGGTCCGCTGCGGACGACGACCACCTCCGGGTCGACGACCAGCAGGACGGTCGCGATCCGCGGGGCGATCTGGGTGCAGAAGTTCTCGAGCTCGGCCTGCGCGTCGGCGTCGCCGGCGGCGGCTGCTGTCAGTACTTCCGCGCCGGTCGGCCGGGCCGACCAGACGAGTTGTCCCCGTTGGGCGTTGCGTGTCCAGCGCATGCCGCGCTGCGCGCCGAGCTCACCCGCGAGCCGGTGCCGGCCTTGGCGGATGACGCCGTTCAGCACGATCGACACCGACAGCCGATGCCCGATCTGCAGGTAGACGACATCGGAGTACCCACGCCCCGCCCCACCTCGCTGCTCCGCGAGGGCGGCCAACTTGATGTCGTTGTCCACGACGACGGGCAGCCCAAGCTCCTTCCCCAGCAACTCCCCCACCGGCAACCCCACCAGCCCGGGCATCGCAAGACTCGCCCGCAACCGTCCATCAGCCTCGACCACCCCCGGCAGCCCCACCCCCACCGCCCGCAACCGCCCAAGGTCGATCGAGTCGCCCCCCGCGTCCGGAGCACGCCGAGACCCGACGCTGCCGGGCTCCGAGTCCTGGGCGGATTGCCCGCGGTCGCTCGCACTCGCCGCGGCCTCGAGGGCACGCTGGATCAGCGAGAGGTCGGCGGGGCTGTCCGGTGGTACTTCGGCGTACCCGACGCGGCGGCCGGACAGGTCGCAGATGATCGCGCGGGCTCCGCGTGGGCCGAGGTCGACGCCGGCGACCAAGCCGGCCTCGCGGGCGAAGCGGAACGCCCGGGCAGGTCGGCCGGGGCCCGCCGTCGCCGGGCTGGTGCTCTCCACCAGGCCCGCGTCGAGGAGGTCGTCGAGGACGGCGTGCACCGTCGGTCGCGACAGCCCGGTGGCTTCGCTGAGCACGCCGACGGTGCGCGCCTCGTCCGCGTCGGCGAGGAAACGCAGGCAGGCGACCTGGTTCGCGGCTCGCTCCGCCTGCGCGGCTCCGCGTGCAGTCTCCATCGACCCCAACCAATTTAGGAACCGGCTTTAATAAAGACGGTAGCAGAATGGCTTGGGCAACGGCAACGACTGTTGCCGCCGGCAACTGGTGTGTCGCACCTGATCTGCGTGACAGGTCTTTTGCCAGGGAGTTGACCAGCACAGCCCGACCCCGCCAACCCCCGAAGCGGGGAAACAAATTCGCACGGAGCGACGGAAAGTTACCCCGGTCCCCCGCGGACCACGACGAGTCCCCCTGGCCAACCAGCCCTTCCGCCAGGCGCAAGCGCCCTGATCGGGTGGCGGCGGGACACCCTCTGGGGTCTGGGAACAAGCTATTGCGTGTGCCCAGACCCCATTGCTTGTCTACAGCCCCTCCACCCTGCGCGACATCCTCCACCTACCGCTACCGCTGCAGGATGCTGCGTTCGACGACCGTCCAGGTGGTCGTCGTCAGCACGTACACTCCGGCCGCCAGCGGCACGAACGCGACCGTCAGCAACGTCCCGAACGGCAGCAACTGCGCCACCCGCCGAGACAAGGTCGACACCGGGGTCGCGGAAGCATCCAGCTGCCGCAACTGCAGCCGCGCCGAGAAGAACGCAACTACAGCGAGCAACAGAGCGATCACCAGGTACGCCGGAGTGCCGGTCAGGATCGGCCAGTGCGCACCGAGCGGCGAGCCGAACAGGCTCCCGCTGATCAGCTGGTTCGACTCCCCCGCGACCATCGCGCGGGAGAACAGCGTGTACATCAACCAGAAGAACGGCAGCTGCGCGAGCAACGGCAGGAACCCGGCGAACACCGAAGTACCGGACTCCGCCTGCAGCTTCGTCAGCTCACGCTGCAGCCGCTCGGGATCTCCCCGGTGCTTGTCGGTGAGCTGTTTGTACTGCGGCATCATCGCGGCACGGGCCTGCATCCCGCGATGCGCCCGCACGCTGAGCGGGACCAGACACAGCCGGACGAGGAGGGTGCACAGCACGATCGCGATCACAGCGGCGTACGCGCCGGTCAGCGGCTGGAGTGCGGAGACGAGGGACGTGAGCAAGTGATAGGCACCGGCGACCGGTGCCTCCAGGAAGGAAGGCACAGCAGAACTCCACGAGTGAGTAGGAACAGGTAGCGAGGTGGAGCGCTACAGTCCCGGCGCTCGTGGTCGGGGCCTCCCGGCTGCGTCGGGATCCCGGAGGGAGAGATAGGCGGTACGCCGGGCGTTGGCCCGGGTGGCGCTCGAGCGCGCCGGCTGCGGCGAGACCAACGGGTTCCGCGCCGCCGTGCGGGCGACCTGGACCGCCAGGAACAGCAGGGCCGCCGCCGTGAACACGGCGACGGCCAGCAGACCCGATTCCGGGCCGAGGGCAGGCATCGCCAGCGACCACACGCCGGCGAACACCTGCCCCATCGTCATCAGTCCAGGTAGTCGCGGAGCACCTGGGACCGCGACGGGTGCCGGAGCTTCGACATGGTCTTGGACTCGATCTGGCGGATCCGCTCGCGGGTCACGCCGTACACCTTGCCGATCTCGTCCAGGGTCTTCGGCTGACCGTCGGTGAGACCGAAGCGCATCGAGACCACGCCGGCCTCGCGCTCGGACAGCGTGTCCAGGACCGCGTGCAACTGCTCCTGGAGCAGCGTGAACGAGACGGCCTCGGCCGGCACGATCGCCTCGGAGTCCTCGATCAGGTCACCGAACTCGGAGTCGCCGTCCTCACCGAGCGGGGTGTGCAGCGAGATCGGCTCCCGGCCGTACTTCTGCACCTCGATGACCTTCTCCGGGGTCATGTCGAGCTCCTTGGCGAGCTCCTCCGGAGTGGGCTCCCGGCCGAGGTCCTGCAGCATCTGCCGCTGGACGCGGGCCAGCTTGTTGATGACCTCGACCATGTGCACCGGGATCCGGATGGTGCGGGCCTGGTCGGCCATCGCCCGGGTGATCGCCTGCCGGATCCACCAGGTCGCATACGTCGAGAACTTGTAGCCCTTGGTGTAGTCGAACTTCTCGACCGCACGGATCAGACCGAGGTTGCCCTCCTGGATCAGGTCCAGGAACAGCATGCCGCGGCCGGTGTAGCGCTTGGCCAACGACACCACCAGGCGCAGGTTGGCCTCCAGCAGGTGATTCTTCGCGCGCCGGCCGTCCTCGGAGATCCACTCGTACTCGTCGCGGACCTTCTCCTTGAGCTTCGCGGCCTCGTCGGCGATCTGCTCCTCGGCGAACAGGCCGGCCTCGATCCGCTTCGCGAGCTCGACCTCCTGCTCCGCGTTCAGCAGCGGGACCTTGCCGATCTGCTTCAGGTAGTCCTTGACCGGGTCCGCGGTGGCACCGGCGACCATCACCTGCTGCTCGGGCTCGTCGGTCTCGTCGGCCTCGGAGACGATGAAGCCCTGGTCCTCGGTGAGCTCCTTCTCCAGTGGCTTCACCGCGTCCGGGCTGAAGTCGGCCTCGTCCACATCGTCCAGCGCGCGCGGCTTACCGGTCTTCGGGTCGATGGACAGACCCGCCTCGGACACTGCCTTCTTCGCCGGAGCCTTCTTGGCAGCGGCCTTCTTCGCGGGGATACCGTCCTCCTTGGTGCCGGCGGCCTTCACCGCCGCCTTCTTCGCGGCCACCTTCTTGGCGGCCGGCTCGGTCACTCGGGCGCTGGTCCTCGGAGCCGTGCTGCGGGCGGTGGCGGCCACGGCCCGGGCCGGCTCGGCGGGAAGGTTCTCGGACGAGCTGGACGACACGAATTACCTCTCGTCTGACGCAGGGTTTGTACGACGGTACGACTGATGAAGCTGTGGGTGTTGCTGAGTCTTTGGGCACTGCTGTTGGCGGCTGCTCGCTGGTCAGGCGGCGGCAACAGTCCATTGTAATCCGCGAACCAAGCCCACGCGTCGCACGACCCCCCAGAACGGCGCCTTTCCAGGGGGTCGTCGGTCGATCTTTGCTCACCCGTTACGTGTCTGCCGGAGCGGTCGTGCGACGACCGGCCGCCGGACCAGTTGCTGCTCCTGCTTGAACTGCCGGACCTTCACCAGCGACGCCACGTCGATGACGTCGGCGACGGACTTGTACGCGCCGTCCTCGCCGTACGGCTCGGACGCCTCCCGCCAGCCGCGCGGCCGGACCTTGAGCTGCTTGCCGAGCAGCGCGACGAAGATCTTCGCCTTCTGCGCGCCGAACCCCGGCAGGGCGGACAGCCTGGCCAGCAGGTCGTCACCGGACTTCACGTCGGACCACAGGCCCGAGGCGTTCCCGGAGTACTGATCGTCGAGGTGCTTGGCCAGGGTCTGGATCCGGGCCGCCATCGCGGTCGGGAACCGGTGCACGGCGGGCGGGCCGGCCACCAGCTCGACGAACGCGTCCGGATCGTAGTGCGCGACCGTGGGCGGGTCGAAGGGACCGATCATCCGGTGCGCGATCGCTACCGGGCCGGCGAACGCCCGTTCCATCGGAATCTGCTGGTCGAGCAGCATGCCCACCAGCAGGGCGAACGGATCTCTGCTCAACATCTCGTCGGCGTCGGGTTGCTGGGCCAGGCACAGCTTCCTGCTGCGTATCGAAGTCACCTCAGTCCTCCCCTTCGTCGGCCTTCACGGCCAGCACCGGACACGGCGCATCCAGCAGCACCCGCTGCGCGTTGCTGCCGAGGATGAGCTTCCCGACCGGAGACCGGCGCCGCAGCCCGATCACGATGAACTCCGCGTGCACCTGCTCGGCGACGGCCACCAGGTCCTCC
This genomic interval carries:
- a CDS encoding sugar phosphate isomerase/epimerase family protein, giving the protein MKLGVSSYCFRQLMTSGEMDLIGVLDWVAASSAGHIEVAALDGEYYLEHQDVVRDTAKHAEEIGVPIVNYLVSGDLRTADSGEVDRLRRQLDVAHAFGARIFRHDVAPWAWREQDPGEFETTFAQVVEGCRAVADHAAGLGIVSTIENHGFFMNGSERLARLVYAVDRPNFRVTLDLGNGLCVGEVPGKTAAGLIDVAASIGVKDFHIRRSAGDGWLKTLAGDYLLGTVTGHGDVDVAGLLALAATKPDVPVSLEFEGMEAPLPAIERSLANILRLTEGNA
- a CDS encoding ROK family transcriptional regulator — protein: METARGAAQAERAANQVACLRFLADADEARTVGVLSEATGLSRPTVHAVLDDLLDAGLVESTSPATAGPGRPARAFRFAREAGLVAGVDLGPRGARAIICDLSGRRVGYAEVPPDSPADLSLIQRALEAAASASDRGQSAQDSEPGSVGSRRAPDAGGDSIDLGRLRAVGVGLPGVVEADGRLRASLAMPGLVGLPVGELLGKELGLPVVVDNDIKLAALAEQRGGAGRGYSDVVYLQIGHRLSVSIVLNGVIRQGRHRLAGELGAQRGMRWTRNAQRGQLVWSARPTGAEVLTAAAAGDADAQAELENFCTQIAPRIATVLLVVDPEVVVVRSGPAEDSSALLRPLAAAVENELVFPERPPFVAAALGREAVVLGAVGNAFDRMKSAIYGIHDFPSPWNRIIHEVERTTQ
- a CDS encoding YidC/Oxa1 family membrane protein insertase, which gives rise to MPSFLEAPVAGAYHLLTSLVSALQPLTGAYAAVIAIVLCTLLVRLCLVPLSVRAHRGMQARAAMMPQYKQLTDKHRGDPERLQRELTKLQAESGTSVFAGFLPLLAQLPFFWLMYTLFSRAMVAGESNQLISGSLFGSPLGAHWPILTGTPAYLVIALLLAVVAFFSARLQLRQLDASATPVSTLSRRVAQLLPFGTLLTVAFVPLAAGVYVLTTTTWTVVERSILQR
- a CDS encoding DUF6412 domain-containing protein, with amino-acid sequence MTMGQVFAGVWSLAMPALGPESGLLAVAVFTAAALLFLAVQVARTAARNPLVSPQPARSSATRANARRTAYLSLRDPDAAGRPRPRAPGL
- a CDS encoding RNA polymerase sigma factor, which produces MSSSSSENLPAEPARAVAATARSTAPRTSARVTEPAAKKVAAKKAAVKAAGTKEDGIPAKKAAAKKAPAKKAVSEAGLSIDPKTGKPRALDDVDEADFSPDAVKPLEKELTEDQGFIVSEADETDEPEQQVMVAGATADPVKDYLKQIGKVPLLNAEQEVELAKRIEAGLFAEEQIADEAAKLKEKVRDEYEWISEDGRRAKNHLLEANLRLVVSLAKRYTGRGMLFLDLIQEGNLGLIRAVEKFDYTKGYKFSTYATWWIRQAITRAMADQARTIRIPVHMVEVINKLARVQRQMLQDLGREPTPEELAKELDMTPEKVIEVQKYGREPISLHTPLGEDGDSEFGDLIEDSEAIVPAEAVSFTLLQEQLHAVLDTLSEREAGVVSMRFGLTDGQPKTLDEIGKVYGVTRERIRQIESKTMSKLRHPSRSQVLRDYLD
- a CDS encoding HhH-GPD-type base excision DNA repair protein gives rise to the protein MTSIRSRKLCLAQQPDADEMLSRDPFALLVGMLLDQQIPMERAFAGPVAIAHRMIGPFDPPTVAHYDPDAFVELVAGPPAVHRFPTAMAARIQTLAKHLDDQYSGNASGLWSDVKSGDDLLARLSALPGFGAQKAKIFVALLGKQLKVRPRGWREASEPYGEDGAYKSVADVIDVASLVKVRQFKQEQQLVRRPVVARPLRQTRNG